One window of Paludibacter propionicigenes WB4 genomic DNA carries:
- a CDS encoding chloramphenicol acetyltransferase: MKTKHTQDETTFKSPLGVGGKHEIDLSTWKRREHFEVFKNFDEPLFGVTVRVECSQAYKKAKESGYPFSLYYLYLSLKTVNEIEEFRYRIENDKVYCFDSVGAGPTIFREDETYGCGYMPYNENIDEFMAQAKAEVERVKAEKGLKFTFNGENLIHYSTLPWADFTAVNHARILSVGRSIPKITFGKLTRDAEKMWLAVDVHANHALMDGFHVGKFFERFQVYLNQ; encoded by the coding sequence TTGAAAACAAAACATACACAAGACGAGACTACCTTCAAGTCCCCTTTAGGGGTAGGGGGTAAACACGAAATAGACCTTTCTACATGGAAACGCCGCGAGCATTTTGAAGTCTTTAAAAACTTTGACGAGCCGTTATTTGGTGTAACTGTCCGTGTAGAATGTTCACAAGCATATAAAAAAGCAAAAGAGTCAGGTTATCCATTCTCATTATATTACTTATATTTGTCGTTGAAAACGGTCAACGAAATCGAAGAATTCCGGTACAGGATAGAGAATGATAAGGTATACTGTTTTGATAGTGTAGGAGCAGGGCCTACCATTTTTCGTGAAGACGAAACTTATGGATGCGGATATATGCCTTATAATGAAAATATTGACGAATTTATGGCACAGGCTAAAGCTGAAGTAGAACGGGTTAAAGCCGAGAAAGGTTTGAAATTCACGTTCAACGGCGAGAATCTGATTCACTATTCAACACTCCCGTGGGCTGATTTTACGGCTGTAAATCATGCGCGAATTTTGAGTGTAGGTCGCAGCATTCCCAAAATTACGTTCGGTAAACTAACACGCGATGCTGAAAAGATGTGGCTGGCAGTAGATGTACATGCCAATCATGCTTTAATGGATGGTTTTCACGTGGGGAAATTTTTTGAGAGGTTTCAAGTATACCTCAACCAATAA
- the glyA gene encoding serine hydroxymethyltransferase has product MKRDQVIFDIIAREKQRQLKGIELIASENFVSEQVMEAMGSVLTNKYAEGYPGKRYYGGCEVVDESEQIAIDRLKEIFGAEWANVQPHSGAQANAAVFLACMNAGDKFLGLNLSHGGHLSHGSLVNSSGILYKPCEYNVDEKTGRVDYDQMEEVALREQPKIIVGGGSAYSREWDYKRMREIADKVGAILMIDMAHPAGLIAAGLLENPLKWAHIVTSTTHKTLRGPRGGIILLGKDFPNPWGKTTPKGEIKMMSALLDSAVFPGIQGGPLEHVIAAKAVAFGECLQPEYKAYQAQVKKNAAALAAALIARGFTIISGGTDNHSMLVDLRSKFPELTGKVAEKVLVEADITVNKNMVPFDSRSAFQTSGIRLGTPAITTRGAKEDLMVEIAEMIETVLSNVDNEEVIKSVKERVNKTMEKFPLFAD; this is encoded by the coding sequence ATGAAAAGAGACCAGGTTATTTTTGACATCATTGCACGCGAAAAACAGCGTCAGTTGAAAGGAATTGAATTAATTGCTTCGGAGAACTTTGTAAGCGAACAGGTTATGGAAGCTATGGGTTCAGTGTTAACGAATAAATATGCTGAAGGATATCCCGGAAAACGTTACTATGGTGGTTGCGAAGTGGTTGACGAAAGCGAGCAGATTGCTATCGATCGCCTGAAAGAAATCTTTGGTGCCGAATGGGCTAACGTGCAACCTCACTCGGGTGCACAAGCCAATGCTGCTGTATTTTTGGCTTGCATGAATGCCGGTGATAAATTCTTAGGATTGAATTTATCGCACGGTGGTCACTTGTCTCACGGTTCGTTGGTAAACAGCTCAGGTATTCTTTACAAACCTTGTGAATACAACGTTGACGAAAAGACAGGTCGCGTTGATTATGATCAAATGGAAGAAGTAGCGCTTCGCGAACAACCGAAAATTATTGTCGGTGGCGGATCAGCTTACTCTCGTGAGTGGGACTACAAACGCATGCGCGAAATTGCCGATAAAGTTGGTGCTATTCTGATGATTGATATGGCTCACCCAGCCGGACTTATTGCTGCCGGATTGTTGGAAAATCCATTGAAATGGGCTCATATCGTGACTTCAACAACTCATAAAACCCTTCGTGGACCTCGTGGTGGTATTATATTGTTAGGTAAGGATTTCCCAAATCCATGGGGAAAAACCACTCCAAAAGGAGAAATCAAAATGATGTCTGCTTTGTTGGATTCGGCTGTTTTCCCCGGAATTCAAGGCGGACCGCTTGAACATGTAATTGCTGCAAAAGCTGTTGCATTTGGTGAATGCCTGCAACCCGAATATAAAGCTTACCAGGCTCAGGTAAAGAAAAATGCTGCTGCACTGGCTGCTGCTTTGATTGCACGTGGATTTACTATTATTTCCGGTGGAACCGATAACCACTCTATGTTGGTTGACCTACGCTCAAAATTCCCTGAGTTGACAGGAAAAGTAGCTGAAAAAGTGTTGGTAGAAGCTGATATTACCGTGAACAAAAACATGGTTCCTTTCGACAGCCGTTCAGCATTCCAAACTTCTGGTATCCGTCTAGGAACTCCTGCAATCACCACCCGTGGTGCAAAAGAAGATTTGATGGTAGAAATTGCCGAGATGATTGAAACAGTGCTTTCAAACGTTGACAACGAAGAAGTTATCAAATCAGTAAAAGAAAGAGTAAATAAGACAATGGAGAAATTTCCTTTGTTCGCGGACTAA
- a CDS encoding four helix bundle protein produces MSESFDYNEKYRQRTKKFAVAIIVFYAKYCKQTEELRVIGKQLLRSGTSVAANFRAVTRGRSHAERFSKMCIVVEEIDETQFWFELIEESELLEKSTFSNLKNEINELVKIFTASKANMKK; encoded by the coding sequence ATGTCGGAAAGTTTCGATTATAACGAGAAATACAGACAAAGAACTAAGAAATTTGCTGTTGCAATTATAGTCTTCTATGCGAAATATTGCAAACAAACTGAAGAGTTACGAGTAATAGGAAAACAGTTACTACGGTCGGGAACTTCCGTAGCAGCTAATTTCCGGGCTGTTACTAGAGGAAGATCTCATGCCGAAAGATTTTCAAAAATGTGTATAGTCGTTGAAGAAATTGATGAAACACAATTTTGGTTTGAATTGATCGAAGAATCAGAACTCTTAGAAAAATCAACATTTTCAAATCTCAAAAATGAAATTAATGAACTTGTGAAAATTTTCACTGCTAGTAAAGCCAACATGAAAAAATAA
- a CDS encoding PhoH family protein → MTEHIFELSEHTDTTVFYGVNNANIQVLKNLHPNLRLMARGHVVKISGSDDEADRLIDNLKRIERFSLDNNSLSEENVIEIIKGNAPAEIKFEHLILHGVNGKSIMARTANQQKLVKDFETNDLLFAIGPAGSGKTYTAIALAVKSLKSREVKKIILSRPAVEAGEKLGFLPGDMKEKIDPYLQPLYDALQDMITPLKLKEYMENGTIQIAPLAFMRGRTLSDAVVILDEAQNTTTMQIKMFLTRMGLNAKMIVTGDMTQIDLPYAQKSGLIDALDVLKNVKGIAKVEFDVKDIVRHKLVQRIVDAYEKRAKEPLAPKGEKEEEKKEVLILKK, encoded by the coding sequence ATGACAGAACACATCTTTGAACTTTCCGAACATACAGACACAACAGTTTTTTATGGTGTAAATAATGCCAATATTCAGGTGCTGAAAAATTTGCATCCAAATCTGCGATTGATGGCACGTGGACATGTTGTGAAAATTTCGGGAAGCGACGATGAAGCTGATCGGCTAATAGATAATTTAAAAAGAATTGAAAGGTTTAGTCTTGACAACAACTCTTTATCAGAAGAAAACGTTATTGAAATCATAAAGGGAAATGCGCCTGCAGAAATTAAGTTTGAGCACCTGATTCTGCACGGAGTCAATGGAAAATCCATTATGGCGCGCACCGCCAACCAGCAGAAACTGGTAAAAGATTTCGAAACCAACGACCTGCTTTTTGCTATCGGACCTGCAGGTTCAGGTAAAACCTACACTGCCATAGCGTTGGCGGTTAAATCTCTAAAAAGCCGTGAGGTAAAAAAGATTATTCTTAGTCGTCCGGCTGTTGAAGCGGGCGAAAAGCTTGGTTTCTTACCCGGTGATATGAAAGAAAAAATTGATCCGTATCTGCAACCGCTTTACGATGCTTTGCAGGATATGATTACGCCGCTCAAACTGAAAGAATACATGGAAAACGGTACCATCCAGATTGCTCCGCTGGCTTTTATGCGTGGACGTACGCTTAGTGATGCTGTGGTTATTCTCGATGAAGCACAAAATACGACCACCATGCAGATAAAAATGTTCCTGACACGCATGGGGTTGAATGCCAAAATGATAGTAACTGGCGATATGACGCAGATAGACTTGCCATACGCCCAAAAATCAGGATTAATTGATGCTTTGGATGTGCTGAAAAATGTAAAAGGAATAGCCAAAGTAGAATTTGATGTAAAAGATATTGTTCGCCATAAGCTGGTACAACGCATTGTGGATGCGTATGAGAAAAGAGCCAAAGAACCCCTAGCCCCTAAAGGGGAAAAAGAGGAAGAGAAGAAAGAGGTTTTGATTTTGAAAAAGTAA
- a CDS encoding phosphoribosylaminoimidazolesuccinocarboxamide synthase, whose amino-acid sequence MNALTNTDFHFDGQTNVYHGKVRDVYTVKNDLLVMVATDRISAFDVVLPKGIPYKGQMLNQIAAKFLDATADIVPNWKLASPDPMVTVGLRCEGYPVEMIVRGYLCGSAWRTYKSGVREICGVKIPDGMRENQRFPQPIITPTTKAELGRHDEDITRDEILSQGLVSVEEYEMLEKYTMELFMRGTEIAAKRGLILVDTKYEFGRRDGKIYLIDEIHTPDSSRYFYVDSYQELFEKGEAQKQLSKEFVREWLMENGFQGKDGQSVPEMTPEIVAGISERYIELFENISGESFDKADIADISKRIEKNVVDYLKTV is encoded by the coding sequence ATGAACGCTTTAACTAACACCGATTTCCATTTCGATGGACAAACAAACGTGTATCACGGCAAGGTGCGTGATGTATATACAGTAAAAAATGACTTGCTGGTTATGGTTGCTACCGACCGTATTTCGGCTTTCGATGTGGTACTGCCTAAAGGAATTCCTTACAAAGGGCAAATGCTCAACCAGATTGCTGCTAAATTCTTAGATGCTACCGCTGACATTGTTCCAAACTGGAAACTGGCCAGTCCGGATCCGATGGTAACAGTGGGTCTGCGTTGCGAAGGATACCCTGTAGAAATGATTGTACGCGGTTATCTTTGCGGAAGTGCCTGGAGAACCTATAAAAGCGGCGTGCGCGAAATTTGTGGCGTAAAGATCCCTGATGGCATGCGCGAGAATCAACGTTTTCCACAACCCATCATCACTCCAACTACCAAGGCAGAGCTTGGCCGCCACGACGAAGATATTACCCGTGATGAAATCTTAAGTCAGGGCTTGGTATCGGTAGAAGAATATGAGATGTTGGAAAAATACACCATGGAACTTTTCATGCGTGGTACCGAAATAGCAGCTAAACGTGGTTTGATTTTGGTGGATACTAAATATGAATTTGGACGTCGTGATGGTAAAATTTACCTGATAGATGAGATTCATACACCGGATTCTTCGCGTTATTTTTATGTCGACAGTTATCAGGAACTTTTCGAAAAAGGAGAAGCACAGAAACAGCTTTCGAAAGAATTTGTACGTGAATGGTTAATGGAAAATGGTTTTCAGGGAAAGGACGGACAGTCTGTACCCGAAATGACTCCGGAAATAGTGGCAGGAATCAGTGAACGTTATATCGAATTGTTCGAAAATATTAGTGGAGAATCTTTCGATAAAGCCGATATAGCCGACATTTCAAAGCGTATTGAAAAAAATGTTGTAGATTATTTGAAAACTGTTTAA
- a CDS encoding ABC transporter substrate-binding protein: MDKASKHKASCSCGHLGDVVQHDQKDVISKPVLLALLPCGLRNAFQQALFNAFPEYVDAENSKLVVEGNLNYEKSFFAGIDKLNSVDELPDIFISSDINSLYHKRFQELFLNSDNFETISTEVHSLFEKSNYVHPNRLMVWFTTNLLVMVVDTDKLGVRMLPQSWLDILPESFSNDLTLRGDTDFFCNAMFFPYMKTIGDEAIRLLGKNTARGLHPSQMVKMLNAGNIEGTTVYVMPYSFALKVRNTERFRIVFPQEGAIVSPVQMLVKKGKYMEHKALIDYILSADMSTVLLQSGFPSANKDAVNQLPSATLNWVGWEYMEDNDIQDCKERMQKLFFSEFKGKAELLVDEKHKA, from the coding sequence ATGGATAAAGCATCTAAACATAAAGCTTCTTGTAGTTGTGGTCATTTGGGTGATGTTGTCCAACATGACCAGAAGGATGTAATCAGCAAACCTGTTTTATTGGCACTGCTTCCATGTGGTTTACGAAATGCTTTTCAACAGGCATTGTTCAATGCATTTCCGGAATATGTAGATGCTGAAAATTCAAAACTTGTTGTAGAAGGTAATCTGAATTATGAGAAAAGCTTCTTTGCGGGTATTGACAAGCTGAATTCTGTTGATGAATTGCCGGATATTTTCATCTCCTCTGATATTAATAGCCTTTATCACAAACGGTTTCAGGAATTATTTTTGAATTCAGATAATTTTGAAACCATTTCTACAGAAGTTCATTCTTTGTTTGAAAAATCAAATTATGTACATCCGAACAGGTTGATGGTTTGGTTTACAACAAATTTATTGGTTATGGTAGTGGATACCGATAAGTTGGGTGTTCGTATGCTACCACAATCATGGCTAGATATCTTACCTGAATCATTCTCAAACGACCTGACATTGCGTGGAGATACGGATTTTTTCTGTAACGCCATGTTTTTTCCATACATGAAAACGATAGGGGATGAGGCCATACGACTTTTAGGAAAAAATACAGCCAGGGGATTGCATCCATCGCAAATGGTAAAAATGCTCAATGCCGGGAATATAGAAGGAACTACGGTATATGTTATGCCTTATTCATTTGCTTTGAAAGTACGGAACACAGAAAGATTTCGAATTGTGTTTCCTCAGGAAGGTGCCATTGTAAGTCCGGTTCAAATGCTAGTGAAGAAAGGGAAATATATGGAGCATAAGGCTCTCATAGATTATATTTTAAGTGCCGATATGTCAACAGTTTTGCTTCAATCGGGATTTCCTTCAGCAAACAAAGATGCCGTAAATCAATTACCGTCTGCTACGCTGAACTGGGTTGGTTGGGAATACATGGAAGATAATGATATTCAGGACTGTAAAGAACGAATGCAGAAATTATTCTTTTCTGAGTTTAAAGGTAAAGCTGAATTGCTGGTTGATGAAAAGCACAAAGCTTAA
- a CDS encoding ABC transporter substrate-binding protein yields MKTINKIAFLLAFVVSLPLSAQQKQMLTDMAGRKVLVPTIVRKVYTDRFASLPVFALNPKLLCNSTFEIKKEGQKYISPEYLSKPMSEDNDEEILKMKPDVIICSNMTGSNAAEEAATMQKRLKIPVLVINFTLPEYGAMFSFLGKALGCNQQAAGLIKYLNTYIYPIHQKLKILPETKRPRLYYAEGMKGENTEPSGSFHSQVIDFMEARNVAKTSIGGMHGMSAASMEQILKWNPEVILVWTGMPAGMGLGNAGTSKSTYDHIMTDPAWKKVQAVIHKKVYQIPSLPFGWFDRPPTTNIIPGVLWAAKTLYPDQVSFNINQALKEYFALFYHAKITDTDVNRLLGK; encoded by the coding sequence ATGAAAACAATAAATAAAATAGCTTTCCTGTTGGCCTTTGTGGTGAGTTTACCACTCAGTGCCCAACAAAAGCAAATGCTGACCGATATGGCCGGGCGAAAAGTACTTGTTCCAACAATTGTTCGAAAAGTATACACCGATCGTTTTGCATCGTTGCCTGTTTTTGCTCTGAATCCAAAATTACTCTGTAATTCAACCTTCGAGATAAAAAAAGAAGGACAGAAATACATTTCGCCTGAATATCTGAGTAAACCTATGTCGGAAGACAACGACGAAGAAATTCTGAAAATGAAACCAGACGTAATAATCTGCAGCAATATGACCGGATCAAATGCCGCTGAGGAGGCTGCAACGATGCAAAAACGATTGAAAATACCGGTATTGGTTATCAATTTTACGTTGCCTGAATACGGAGCAATGTTTTCATTTTTGGGAAAAGCTCTTGGTTGCAACCAACAAGCAGCAGGGCTAATTAAATACCTGAATACCTACATTTATCCAATTCATCAAAAGCTTAAAATCCTTCCCGAAACTAAACGACCAAGGCTGTATTATGCCGAAGGAATGAAAGGTGAGAATACTGAACCTTCAGGCTCATTTCACAGTCAGGTTATTGATTTTATGGAAGCACGCAATGTCGCCAAAACTTCTATTGGCGGTATGCATGGTATGTCCGCTGCATCAATGGAGCAAATTCTGAAATGGAATCCCGAAGTAATTCTTGTTTGGACCGGAATGCCAGCCGGAATGGGTTTGGGTAATGCAGGAACTTCGAAAAGCACCTATGATCATATTATGACCGATCCGGCTTGGAAAAAAGTGCAGGCTGTTATCCATAAAAAAGTATATCAGATACCATCGTTGCCATTCGGCTGGTTCGATCGCCCGCCTACCACCAACATTATTCCCGGAGTACTTTGGGCTGCCAAAACGCTTTATCCGGATCAGGTTTCGTTCAATATAAATCAGGCTTTGAAAGAATATTTTGCTCTTTTCTATCATGCGAAAATTACTGATACTGACGTAAACCGACTGCTAGGTAAATAA
- a CDS encoding TonB-dependent receptor — translation MPLKRIYIFLFVLLVEVANLSATGNGVLKGFVFDKQTHVALAEVNVQIVGESGKTQTNRNGMFSIRVARNGIYKMSFSHLGYKTIVQAIATDSLNAEIYLESQSVNLSEVLVNAVKKSSPLNEITVEPSAWATSITNISADQIRKMGATSTLDALKYSMDGLPSTQGRRKKYYYLVRGQNMAADYSINGVSLSTNGAGPMAQWIEAPSMLPATMIESIEVVRSGNSLLLGFSGLNGVVNVKTKTFDKATTEAEASYGTFNSYRVGVLHGGKFQNFNYAFSIYNDKTDGPANRHSYENLWNIYGKIGYKYKKLLELNVENFYTYGTRFVTQAVDYQGLTLPMRQLADIWEYDPMRYNISTVRLKINEAKSASTELQMSYILNRMDLYPDMHLFTVDPVTKKSVVGDSIIRNHMLNEPDTVLTLAAFQAVQPFANNYLRVAAMYASSANYTHGKSKRAIYSLAVLDQHSFGRTDIHAGVKVIREYYNYYVPNQGFGDESRAIQNQSQPVLVNFSTGVSYRRNSRLTYNVVLNSGELPVDNSSLQLYDDGSVGKLKQEQRIGLDLGLQYKPETGANIEFTLFGIRQNNASEYTTRSYYDEDGLIRYYERNINLSTLGLEGSYQSPVFADRWSGFANLSYKQVYQSQSSAYKKYTKQPPFIGNIGVSYAHKGLEINIMGKYVSKYTTDRFLQKEVDIGNYFNWDLTTNYKIAHTCLEAFGSIINMLDSHYCTVSPIYPDFGRQMKIGLRTKF, via the coding sequence ATGCCTCTTAAACGCATTTATATATTTCTTTTTGTTTTGTTGGTTGAAGTTGCAAATCTTTCAGCCACCGGAAACGGCGTGCTGAAAGGCTTTGTATTCGACAAGCAGACGCATGTAGCTTTGGCGGAAGTAAATGTACAAATCGTTGGAGAATCAGGGAAAACGCAAACTAACCGAAACGGAATGTTTTCAATACGTGTGGCTCGCAATGGAATCTATAAAATGTCATTCAGTCATTTAGGATACAAAACAATAGTACAGGCAATTGCAACAGATAGCTTAAATGCAGAGATCTATCTGGAATCTCAATCGGTTAACTTGTCTGAGGTATTGGTAAATGCCGTTAAGAAGTCATCACCTCTGAATGAAATTACGGTGGAGCCTTCGGCATGGGCAACCTCTATAACCAATATTAGTGCTGATCAGATTAGAAAGATGGGAGCCACCTCGACACTGGATGCATTAAAATACTCTATGGATGGACTTCCATCTACACAAGGACGCCGGAAGAAGTATTATTACCTTGTGCGGGGACAAAACATGGCTGCCGACTATTCTATCAACGGCGTATCTCTATCCACTAACGGTGCCGGTCCTATGGCTCAATGGATTGAAGCACCATCCATGTTGCCTGCTACCATGATAGAATCCATTGAAGTGGTGCGATCCGGAAATTCATTGCTACTTGGTTTTAGTGGTTTGAATGGCGTGGTGAACGTGAAAACCAAAACATTTGACAAGGCTACAACGGAGGCCGAAGCCAGTTACGGAACTTTCAACTCGTATAGAGTGGGAGTACTTCATGGAGGAAAATTTCAAAACTTCAATTATGCATTTTCTATTTACAACGACAAAACGGATGGTCCGGCGAACCGTCATAGCTATGAGAATCTATGGAATATCTATGGCAAAATAGGGTACAAATATAAGAAGTTACTCGAACTGAATGTCGAAAATTTCTATACTTACGGTACCCGCTTTGTTACTCAGGCGGTGGATTATCAGGGACTGACTTTACCCATGCGTCAGTTGGCTGATATTTGGGAGTATGATCCTATGAGGTACAACATTTCTACGGTCAGATTAAAAATAAACGAAGCAAAATCAGCTTCCACAGAATTGCAAATGAGCTATATTCTCAATCGGATGGATTTGTATCCTGACATGCACCTGTTCACTGTTGATCCGGTTACAAAGAAATCTGTAGTGGGAGATTCCATTATTCGCAATCACATGCTCAACGAACCGGATACCGTGCTTACACTGGCTGCTTTTCAGGCGGTACAACCATTTGCAAATAATTATTTACGGGTGGCTGCTATGTATGCTTCATCCGCAAATTACACCCACGGAAAATCCAAACGTGCTATTTATTCATTGGCTGTGCTTGATCAGCATAGCTTTGGCAGAACGGATATACATGCTGGTGTAAAAGTGATTCGGGAGTATTACAATTATTATGTTCCCAATCAGGGATTTGGCGACGAATCCCGTGCTATTCAAAATCAATCGCAACCGGTATTGGTCAATTTTAGTACCGGTGTTTCGTATCGGCGCAATAGTCGACTTACATACAACGTGGTATTGAATTCTGGAGAATTGCCTGTGGACAATAGTTCGCTACAATTGTACGATGACGGTTCGGTGGGTAAGTTGAAACAGGAACAACGAATCGGACTGGATCTGGGATTGCAATATAAACCGGAGACAGGTGCCAATATAGAATTCACTCTTTTTGGAATCAGGCAAAACAATGCTTCGGAATATACAACCCGTTCATATTACGATGAAGATGGACTGATTCGTTATTACGAGCGCAATATCAACTTATCTACACTCGGACTGGAAGGCTCGTATCAGAGTCCTGTCTTTGCCGATCGTTGGAGTGGTTTTGCCAATCTTTCGTACAAGCAGGTATATCAGTCGCAAAGTTCAGCCTATAAAAAATATACCAAGCAACCGCCTTTTATCGGAAATATTGGAGTCTCATACGCGCATAAAGGGCTGGAAATAAATATTATGGGCAAGTACGTTTCAAAATATACGACCGATCGCTTTTTACAAAAGGAAGTTGATATCGGCAATTATTTCAATTGGGATTTGACTACCAATTACAAGATAGCACACACCTGTCTGGAAGCGTTTGGTTCGATAATCAACATGCTTGATTCGCACTATTGCACCGTTTCACCTATTTATCCCGATTTCGGACGACAAATGAAAATAGGATTACGTACAAAATTTTAA
- a CDS encoding ABC transporter substrate-binding protein has translation METQIKTSGFKYVRQQSIKVIATMPCPLKVPFRELFNAFIENYNTNNPYHTIFCPDQNDCTNPEFDKLLLHAAYEDELPDIYLTSNYNILFDKSFYAKFVKTGILSGYIDESKQAYIPEPILNAFRQHNIGCLAFSSWGVAQDYSVSEIRKKPGSWAEILEPDFLNQITVHGCHGKAGSTGLLLFLQQQCGDDAIARFARNVIDMRHFALIIKRMDSMDDMRTALNVLPDVAASHIPSWKSVERLRFAEGCPLNPMILMVKKNKLDTCRPILDFFHGSSFKRMLQSNGYLMPAELSWSNNYILPDFARFAANGFALISSEIEKIYQSNLRHEEIDKRLK, from the coding sequence ATGGAAACACAAATAAAAACATCTGGATTTAAATATGTTCGACAACAATCCATCAAGGTAATAGCAACTATGCCATGCCCGTTAAAGGTTCCGTTCAGGGAGTTATTCAATGCTTTTATTGAAAATTACAATACAAATAATCCATATCACACTATATTTTGTCCTGATCAGAACGATTGTACCAATCCCGAGTTTGATAAGCTTCTTCTCCATGCAGCCTACGAAGATGAGCTTCCGGATATTTACCTGACTTCAAATTATAATATCCTGTTTGATAAATCATTTTATGCCAAATTCGTCAAGACGGGGATTTTATCCGGTTATATTGATGAATCAAAACAGGCATATATCCCTGAACCTATTCTGAATGCTTTTCGTCAACACAATATAGGCTGTCTGGCATTCAGTTCGTGGGGTGTGGCCCAGGATTATTCGGTTTCTGAAATACGGAAAAAACCAGGTTCGTGGGCCGAAATACTGGAACCTGATTTCCTGAACCAGATAACTGTTCATGGTTGCCACGGGAAAGCAGGCAGCACCGGACTGCTACTCTTTTTACAACAGCAGTGTGGCGATGATGCCATCGCCCGTTTCGCCCGTAATGTAATCGATATGCGCCATTTTGCACTCATTATAAAGCGTATGGATTCGATGGATGATATGCGTACGGCACTCAATGTATTGCCCGATGTAGCTGCCTCGCATATTCCTTCGTGGAAAAGTGTGGAACGACTGCGTTTTGCCGAAGGCTGTCCGCTAAATCCCATGATTTTAATGGTGAAAAAGAACAAACTGGATACATGTAGGCCGATACTTGACTTTTTCCATGGCTCTTCTTTTAAACGAATGCTCCAGTCGAACGGCTACCTGATGCCTGCTGAACTCAGTTGGAGTAACAACTATATTTTGCCTGATTTCGCCCGTTTTGCAGCTAATGGATTTGCTTTGATATCAAGTGAAATAGAAAAAATATACCAAAGCAACTTGCGACACGAAGAAATTGATAAACGATTAAAATAA
- a CDS encoding heavy-metal-associated domain-containing protein — protein sequence MIEKTLKIEGMHCKKCVAKVEAALRGIDATSLDVNQDKNEALVCFENEIADALLSEAIQKVGFTLISIH from the coding sequence ATGATAGAAAAGACATTAAAAATAGAAGGAATGCATTGCAAGAAATGTGTTGCTAAAGTAGAAGCAGCCCTGAGAGGCATTGATGCTACCTCCCTGGACGTAAACCAGGATAAAAACGAAGCGTTGGTTTGCTTCGAAAATGAAATTGCCGATGCTTTACTGAGCGAAGCTATTCAGAAAGTAGGCTTCACTCTAATAAGCATTCACTGA